The Molothrus ater isolate BHLD 08-10-18 breed brown headed cowbird chromosome 10, BPBGC_Mater_1.1, whole genome shotgun sequence sequence AACtactttccttttaaatgtccCTAAATAATGAGCATTTAGATATAATTCCTTAATTTCTATTATCTGACATGCTGACAGCTATTTCTCTGCCTTAGCTGTTCAGAGGAATCGAGTGGTAGTTGTCAAAGCTTTGCATTTGAGTAACAGGATGCAAGGACTGAGTGTGTTTATTATAGGATGTCATTAATCTGAAGTTCttattttctatcttttctgttttgtggaTCACACTGCAGCATATTTAAGACCTCTAACTCCAGGCttcctttttcatcttcttttagAAGTCCTCTTAGAAATAGGTtataggtcccttccaattctTAAGACTATGACTTTATGATCTCAAGGTGTCTGCAAATCACAGGTTGAAACAATTGCATGCTAAGGTGTTTTGTGTTGTGAGAGGTGCTTACAGCTGTATTACAGTCCCATTGGGACCTAGAGTGGGATTTGCAAAGACTGGGCTTTACACACAGAATAATACAAATGGAACCAGTGGAACTTCTCCTGCAGTGCACTTGTACAACCTCTTCTGGACTTGAAGCATTGAGGCTCAGCATTGGGTTTGAGTAAGGGTTGACAAGTATGTGTCTGTTCAACAGGATAGTTATTGTCCTAGTTTCATGTTAAGTAAGTCTGTGGCATTTGCAAATAACTCTCTAccctttctttattttttttccagagtacTCTTGGGTGTAGAGTCTTAAGTGGACACTGTTAAGTGCTATTATTGCTGGTGGGAGGATCCTCTTTTTAATCAGCTCCTTCTTGTTCATTCAGCTCCTTCAGTTCTTTCTTGATTTTATGCTAAAAACTCAGGATGGTTTATGCTTTTCATGGATAGCTTCTGCTTTGTTACTTTGCATTTCTGTCACTGGGAACTGGTTGTGAAATCTTGGAAAAAAGTAGATGTCTATAATAAGATGTTTGTCTGAATTGAGCAAAATTTTATTAGACTTTCTACTGTAGTCAGACTGGTTTTTCACACAGGTAATTATGATTGCTCTTAAGTAACAAGTATATTGGCAGCAGCTGTTTTTCAAATAACTTTATTTTGTAGTCCTCATTGGAATAAAGCTAAtgcccttcttttttttttttttttttttgcaaagcattttatttgcaaatacagcatttaatgaaaagagaaatttttaaagctgaaatacTTTAAATGTAGCAACACCCCAAcagtttctttctgtgcttAAGTGCAATATTGCCACAGTGGCAATAGAAATGTACATGTGCTGGAGTTGGTGATGTCAGTAGTGAGATGCCTACTGTGTTAAATAGGACTAAAGCTGAATGACCTGTACAGCTTACTGCCAAGTAGCAACATAAATGAATGCAGTTTGAGTACTGTATTATATCTGCCCTCTCTGTGCAACCAAAAGAacagtgtgggttttttttccataccCAGGTACTCATTCCAGCTGCAGTGTTCATTGGGCTTCACAATGACGACTGCTGCGGGTGCTTTGGCCATGAGGGCTGTGGAAAGAGCTGTGCGGTAAGTGAGCCTGTACATCCCAGTCCCAGGTAATCCCAAAGACAAGGCGATGGCTGTGCTGAACGTTCATGTTTATGTCTGCTCTGCAGATGCTGTCCTCAGTTCTGGCAGCCTTTGTTGGGATCCTTGGCTCTGGATACTGTATAATCATTTCAGCACTGGGCTTGTCTCAAGGACCGTATTGTCTTACCCACCTAGAAAGAAACTGGATCTATCCTTTCACTGACTCCTCTGGAGGGTAAGTTGTCTGTTCATGAGGAAGTTATCTCTTCCCAATGTACACATGGGCTTTATTCCAGTACCTTTCAGCAATGTTCAGTAACCATATACCAAAATCTATTCATAAATCTATCCTTCCCAATTCGAACTTAACAAATGGCATCAATTACCCTTGCTCCTAGAGTATAAAAtcaaagccattaaaaaaatataggtGATTAAATCTATACATCATATACTGTTCATGTCCAGGAACATCTCTAACAAAATATAAAGTTTTAGGACTTTGAAGTATTTACAAACTAGGAATAGTGGTTGTTAAGATATTTGTCTTATCATTTGTGTCAGAGTCTGTTTTGTCAATCTTGCTTCTGAAGCTGCTTTGTACCAGCATAAAGTGGCACAATGCCCACATTACTGACAATGGCATAGAATCTCATAAATGAAACTTGAGAAGATTTATAAGAATCTTTGTACACTGCAGGACAGAGAGGGCAAGAAGCTCCTAACTAACCCTAATTAAGGTTCTCCTGCGAAAAAAGTCTCAGTGTGCTATTCTCCATTAATGCACATAAATCCTGATGTGGTTCATATCACGGCGGGCATTTAAAGTGTCTGTATGGCTGGCAACCTCAAGGGTGTATCTAGCAACAGCTTATGGCTGATGCCAGACTAGAGACAGTTGGAGTTCTAAGAAACCACATAAAGCTCTTTGCAGCAGAGtttgaattttatatttcactTGTATCTCTTGTATAGTTTGTATTTCACTTGTATCATTcctctttctccatctttctgaCTGTGACTGAGTGTAGAAGAACTAATTTAGGTCCTTGCTGAAGGCAAGTTCTGATGTTCTCAAGATGTGAGTGAGCAGTAACAGCTGAAATACTGCAGTACCTCACcatattttttttgtgtttggctCATCCAAGTAAGCATATGAGGGCCCAAAGACAGTGACACAGGAGAGAAAGTGACCCATTTGCCTCAGATCAATGATTGCTATCTTTAGAAAAAAAGCCCAATCTTGCAAAGCTCATGTGACTGTTTTGAGAAAAACCTTTGCTCTTTCAGCTTTCTTGAGTTTGTGCCTCACTTTAACCAGCAACAGGAAACCTTAACCTGCATTTATAccttagattatttttttaaaaagaaattaagacaCAACAAAAATGTGTGGTTGATATTTCAACATCTTCCTAAACTAAAGAAACCTTGCATAGAGTAAAACATTGCTTTTTCTATTCCCTTAGGAGTCTATTTCTAAGGCATCCTAGCCTATTAGGACTCCATAGAGTGAATAGCCTCAATAGAGTTACAGGCTAGACATAATTTGGTTATAGTGTATGGTAAGTATCCTACTCTGACACAATGTTAATATGCTTTTAATTGCTGTGTACAGGTACTTGTTTGAGTATAACAAGTGGTCTGAATGTCAGGAACCTCAAAACATCGTGCAGTGGAACGTCACCCTCTTTTCCATCCTGCTTGTTTTGGGAGGAATAGAATTCATTCTGTGCTTCATACAGATAATCAATGGCATTCTTGGAGGACTGTGTGGGTTGTGCTGCAGTCATGAGGAGGTAAGTAGTTTGCAGACGTACCCATGCTTCTCAGATGAACATATAACTTGTTACTTATACTACTGTGGGGTTTTACTCAGCAATTACTTTATAGGAATTCTTAAGCAACAATTCCCTGTACAGCTGTTCCTATAGCCCTGCTGTGGTTAGAATTTTCATGTAGTGTTTGATCACATGCTTTCAGCTGATTCCTCAACTGTCACCGTAATGTTAATCTGCCTAAGAGCTAGGAGCTAGAGGGCTTTTGTCTGTCCAATGACACATGCAATCATCACACTGCATAGGTGATATAACTGAGATACTGATCTCCTGGTGTTTGTGGTCTTTGCCTAAACCATTGTGTTATTTTGTGGTGCTTGTTCTAACTATATTGTATTAGCCTTGGTTTTTGTCCACAGCAGCTCATAAGCCACTGACAATATGCTGCATGTAATGAAAACTGCAGCATCCTGGCCTTGCACAGTGGAAGTAAGAtaagagaaagaattaaattgCAAATAGCTAATAAAATCTGCAGACAAATCTGGAAGGTTTTGgaaggtggatttttttttttttttttagtgaggaaaggaaattttctcCAAATTTCTTTAAAGCCTTGTTAAATAGTTTGGACATATTCCAAAATCAGTATCAGAGTGCTAGTGTTTGAAAAACCATAGTTTAAAGCATGAACCAGATATAATTTATATCACACACTATAGGTAAGCATgtgtttcacatttttaattgaCACAGTTGGGTGCTGGGGCTCTTTCAAAGCTATTGCCACTTTCTCCCCCTGTCTTCCTTGCTCTAACTCCAGTATAGAAGAGCTATGCTATGGTTTTCTAATTGTGCTCAggttaatttttgcatttttagttGGATACAATATTAGCATTCTTTCTATTAatatgtttctttctttttgttcccCCCCACAGACATATGTTTGCTAGAAACCTCACCATGTATTGACATTGGTGCATGTGTGTGCTGTAATGAATAtactgtggattttttttttaaatattccagGCAAACTGAAATACACATTGTTGTCAATCTGTGCTGTTGCCATGAATTTAACTGACTTGGGGCCTTTGCCGTTGGAGTCATATGCAGGTTTTCCACTAACCTGCCTGAACTGAAAGTAAATGTATCCTGAATATCTTTGGTTCATTTGATCTTGGTACAGGCAACTGCCTTAAAACATGTCACTAAAgtgactttatttatttttctctttctactgACACAACAGCTCTGTACTTTGTCCTGTTTTCCCAATAAAGTTGCTCTTTCATTCCGATCTTGGAATGAACACAAAccaaatccagcctggcctggatAAAAGGTTTTGGTTAGCTGGACCAAAACCAAAGCAGCAGTAAAATGTGGATGACTGAGGGCTTTTAAGAATTTTTCTGAACTTCCCCTGTATTTCACAAATAAagatttgtattaaaaataccCAGGAGGTGTCATTGATTCCTTCCCTGCCCATGTTGAAACACTGCTTGCCTGGTCTTGGAGGAAAGGACAGTGGTGGCCTGAGAACATGGATTTAATGCAGTCAGGTTATaacctgtttttcttctccagcaggCTCTGCCAGAGTAGGAACTGCTTCCTTGCTTGGTTTGGCTCATTGAACTGAAACAGGTGTTTGTTCCTCAATAAGGGTTCAACAACAGCTCTGGGTCAGATACAACAGCACATGTGGAGACTTAGTCCTGggtcagggctggcagctctcaaCCAGGGAGCTGAGAGGGTCCCTGCACATCTGAGCCTAGCTTAGCACCTCCTGGTCTCCCAAGGGGGATCACCTCCTGATTGCTCCATTTTATCCTGAGATAAAACAAGATGCGGGCATGACTCTTGTTTTTTGCCTCAGCTACCCTCAGGCCTCACAGCATTCAAGGAATGCAGCCCAAATTCAGGTCAGTAAAGACAGATTAATCTGAAATACCTGACTTTACTGGTTATCAGCTTGAAGGCATTACTGTAAGGTCCTGGGTAAGAACCTTTGAAGTATAGCTTGTTGCACATTAGAGTGAATGTTTCATCACAAGTACATCTGAATAATGTGCTGCCAACAGCATTGCTGGCAAAGCCAGCATGTAGCATTGCTGCTGGCAATGGCATTTTTCAAGTGAAAACCAAAATGTGACATGCTCTTTATTTCAAAGGAATGAGGCTCAGTTTTTGAATTTAGCTGTTCATACTGTCCTTGAAAACAATCAAGTTAGTTTCTATTCATGGGATAAAAAAGTTCCAGTGAGTGACAGTGCATCCTTAGGCTATTTGTAACAAGGAGGGTGGTCCTTAAAGACAGCCAGAAACTTCAGGTGTATCTCAGGCTGTCTGCACAGTTAAGTCTGCCCTGTACAAATACATacctgaaaaaaagaagtgaactGTGAAAGCAAAATTGTCTACGTACATCTACACCAGCAAAAGAATTGTCAGATGAAAAGAGTTTGTATCTAGAATCTCAGGATACCTGAATTTTGCAAGAGTATTTATTCATACCTAAATACATAGAGGTAGTTGGGGGACTTTATTGCCATTTAATGCCATTTCTTTGTAGTGTCtatccctgtcctgtcctgctgtgggagggaggaaggagaataCGTGCATGCacatatgtatacacacacaatTCCTTGCAGCTGTGTGATAGTGTCTTTGTGTGTGAAGatacagttttgaaaaaaaatatcttcaagtTTAAATGGGGTatggaaggagagaaaatggaaaagaaagtcCTCAATAGAATAATGTATAATTACCATGCAACTTAAGGATTTTTGCCTTTATTCTTGCATAATGcttatttgtttttctggtacACACAATAACTTAAAGAACTGAAACAATTTTGCAATATATAGAATTCCAATATATAGAATGATTAGGCTAGCGTTTAGACTCAAAACTTCAGCACAAATGCATGCAGCACCAACAGATTCTTGTAGCCCTAATGCACAGCATTACTGCTCACTCTCTATATTGTCATGTAAAAAATGGCCAGCTGGATTATTTTGATGTCCGGTGCATAAGACATTGTTTTGAGAGATTTATCAGTTACACTGTGAAGAAGTGATTGGTTTAGGTTGTATTCATATCAGCTGGCAGAGAAGTCACACAGAGTAAACATGAATTTTCGGTAACAGGCTTGGAATCAATTCATGAATAATGACAGCAATGGAAAAGCAGTGCTTGCAACACTTGGCAAGATGCTTGAGAAACTAGCTTACAGGTTTGCTTAATTCTTAGTATAAAGTAGTTGTTTCCTGTTCTAGTGGCATTGTGTGCCAGAAAAATAACCACACTGAGCTTTGCAGGGCTCAGTTCAAAAGCAAAGTCATGAAGCAGACTGCTGTACTGCAGAACAAATGCTGCTTCAGTCATCATTTCTCAAGGTAGTTTCTAATCAGAACAGGTTATGatgaaaattacattaaatttgATTATAAAATAAGATGCTTGCTATTAATTTTGGCCtttgcttttaagaaaatatttcagccaaTTATATGATATTTGAGTTCTGTACTAAAAAAATCATGGGGATTGGATGTGCGTGATTTTTATGCAGCTgtttcctctgctctctgtggcGTAGTGTTGATGACATGAGTTCTGTCTCTGCCTATGAGTCTGGAAAGGCAGGTTTGCTACTAATTCTGATGAGAGGAAGACCTGAAAAAAAGTATCTGTAGTGGTGAGAGAGTAAAACAGGAAATATGAGAAGATTAAGAATGAGGACTTCAAAATGAAGCCTCCTAGGAAAAGAGGAGAGTCACAGCAGAGAACAGGTAGAAGAATGGTGGAATTGTGTGAGTACCGCCCCTGCCCATTTCCTTGTGTGATCTCATGTTAAGCGATAGTATGGAATTAGTTACAACGTACAATCCAAACAGCTTTTATGAGAGGATGAGAGGAGCCTCATGTGTGACGAGCCTGAAACAGCTCACatggaaacagaaggaaaatacattGGGATGTCATTGCTTCTAGAAACAGCCTTCCTGCTTTTGATAGAGGccccttttttatttgttttgtggtgggttttttttttttgttttgtttttgtttttttttttttttttgtttgtttggttggttggtttttgggttttttggggattttttgggttttttgggggtggtttttttggggttttttgggggggggtttttgttttttgtttgtttggttggttggttggttttgggggttttggggggttttttttggtttttttttgttctccagCTGCAACTTTGCTATTGAGTAAAGCGTAAGGTCATTCTTGAGTTACTTTTCTGGTGACTCACAGGGGCATAAGACTGAAGGCTTGGGTTGTGCTGCAAGTGTTCAAactgccctggctctgtgttaCTGGGATAGCGTTTaggtgctctggggctggggaatGATGACATAGACTATTGGAAAGCTGTCTGACTTTGGCTTTGCACAGTGCAAACAGCAGGCATTTCAAAACAACAGCCAGACCTTTTGTCCTGCACAAGAAATCACATGTACATAGGTCAGGCTTGTAGCTGTGCAAGCTCAGCTGTAAGCACAGAATGAAACAACTGGAGAAATAGCAGGATTTAATTTGCAAAGTACTGGAGCCACATAATGCTGTGGGAAAGAGTAATTGATTAAAAGTGTGAAAATAAGTCTGCCTTGCAGTTTCTAACCAGTGTTAATTGGGCTTCTGTAGTCTTTGCAAGATGGCCCAGACTCAGCCTGCTGCTGAAAGTCATTATCTCATTGGTTCCCCCTTAGGGTCCTCCTAATAAATCTCTGTAGTATAAGGCAAAGTGTCGTCTTCTGTACAGAGGCTGGGCATATTTATCTTCTTAGAGCCCCCTTCCCTATGCTGCAGTATGGTTGAAAAACCTTGCTTCTGTCACAAACTATGTTGCAGTTTGTGTGGTGGGGAGGAGGACATTTTTGAGCAGTACTAGGAAATGAGAGCTTTGAAGTTCCTTCCTGAGTC is a genomic window containing:
- the TM4SF1 gene encoding transmembrane 4 L6 family member 1, giving the protein MCFGRCARCVGYKLLILALLCIVANTLLYFPNGETRFASEHHLSKYVECLHGILGGGFLVLIPAAVFIGLHNDDCCGCFGHEGCGKSCAMLSSVLAAFVGILGSGYCIIISALGLSQGPYCLTHLERNWIYPFTDSSGGYLFEYNKWSECQEPQNIVQWNVTLFSILLVLGGIEFILCFIQIINGILGGLCGLCCSHEETYVC